Proteins found in one Mucilaginibacter gracilis genomic segment:
- the accD gene encoding acetyl-CoA carboxylase, carboxyltransferase subunit beta, translating into MAWFKRESKGIITTTEEKKEAPDGIWNKCPNCKKPLHYSEQVENQYVCHYCNYHLRIGSKEYFSVLFDNNEFEELFPNLISGDPLHFVDTKKYTERLEESMEKTGLKDAIRAAHGKINGQDLVVACMDFNFIGGSMGSVVGEKIARSIDYCIKNKIPFLMISKSGGARMMEAAFSLMQMAKTSAKLALLSLAKIPYISLLTDPTTGGVTASYAMLGDINIAEPGALIGFAGPRVIKETIKKDLPKGFQTAEFVQEHGFLDFIVDRREMKTRLAAFLKMMKN; encoded by the coding sequence ATGGCGTGGTTTAAAAGAGAATCCAAAGGGATTATAACTACTACCGAAGAAAAGAAAGAAGCACCAGACGGAATTTGGAACAAGTGTCCGAACTGTAAAAAGCCGCTTCATTACTCCGAGCAGGTAGAAAATCAATATGTTTGTCACTATTGCAACTATCATTTACGCATAGGCTCCAAAGAGTACTTTTCGGTATTGTTTGATAATAATGAGTTTGAAGAGTTGTTCCCCAATTTAATATCGGGCGATCCTCTGCATTTTGTTGACACCAAAAAATATACCGAACGCCTGGAAGAGAGCATGGAAAAAACCGGCCTTAAGGATGCCATCCGCGCAGCGCATGGTAAAATTAACGGACAAGACCTGGTTGTTGCCTGTATGGATTTTAACTTCATCGGCGGTTCGATGGGTTCGGTTGTGGGCGAAAAAATTGCCCGCTCAATTGATTATTGTATCAAAAACAAAATACCTTTCCTCATGATATCCAAATCGGGCGGTGCCCGCATGATGGAGGCTGCATTCTCGTTAATGCAAATGGCAAAAACATCGGCTAAACTTGCTCTGTTATCACTAGCCAAAATACCTTATATATCACTGTTAACCGACCCTACTACCGGCGGCGTAACGGCATCATACGCCATGCTTGGCGATATTAATATTGCCGAACCTGGCGCACTAATAGGCTTTGCCGGCCCACGTGTTATTAAAGAAACCATTAAGAAAGATTTGCCTAAAGGTTTCCAAACAGCAGAATTTGTGCAGGAACATGGCTTTTTAGACTTTATAGTTGACCGCCGCGAAATGAAGACCCGTTTGGCTGCATTTTTAAAAATGATGAAAAATTGA
- a CDS encoding endonuclease MutS2, giving the protein MLYPFNSVDKLGFTEVKELIKTHCLSVMGQQMVDKIQVMYNYDLIRKFLSQASEFKNILENDAPLPIHHFFDIKSLANKTRIEGVFLSEEEFFQVQASLTTVFAVISYFNEREGQYPDLEALFEHLPIEKIILKHIDRVIDQKGKIRPNASRELMDITAGIAKAEQEARRKIDHIFKAATGNGWTADGSLTIRDGRLCIPVLAENKRKLKGFIHDESASGQTVYMEPEEVFTLNNRIRDLEFERRREVVKILTALTDELRPYAPLLLSYHSLLTKLDFVRAKALFAIDVDAAMPIVSNDARIKLINARHPLLMLSFKKEHKTVVPLNVQIDDSNRVIVVSGPNAGGKSVCMKTVGLLQMMVQAGLLIPVSEFSEVGVFKQIFVDIGDDQSIESDLSTYSAHLSKMKHFVENANGKTLILIDEFGTGTDPQFGGPIAEAVLESLNHKKVRGMVTTHYSNLKIFASNAEGLENASMLFDNVEMRPLYMLEVGKPGSSYAFEIAQKIGLPQNVLNLARNKIGVNQKKVDTLLVDLERDKKEFYDSKVALEKQQRRVNALLEENEKLKTYYEENRRTLISEAKQEAKSIILNANKLVENTISEIKSNQADKDKTRDLREKLNAELVKNTVKPVAPKVVATDEIKIGDWVKLNDSETTGQVMEIARDNLIIAIGDLRTVAKKTRVQKVSKREVPKEIRRGYTSTDSVANFSPEIDVRGKRGEEALYEIEKYLDKAIMMGFGTLKIIHGKGDGILRKLIREYMKKYKEVDRMEDEHADRGGDGITYVYLK; this is encoded by the coding sequence ATGTTGTACCCCTTTAACAGTGTTGATAAGCTTGGCTTTACCGAAGTAAAGGAGCTTATAAAAACACATTGCCTGAGTGTTATGGGCCAGCAAATGGTTGATAAGATACAGGTGATGTATAATTACGACCTCATCCGTAAGTTTTTAAGCCAGGCCAGTGAGTTTAAAAATATATTGGAGAATGATGCGCCGCTACCCATACATCATTTTTTTGATATTAAGAGCCTGGCCAACAAAACCCGTATTGAGGGTGTGTTTTTAAGCGAGGAAGAATTTTTCCAGGTGCAGGCATCGCTAACAACGGTGTTTGCCGTGATTAGCTATTTTAACGAACGCGAAGGCCAATACCCTGATTTAGAAGCGCTGTTTGAACACCTGCCGATAGAGAAAATAATACTGAAGCATATTGACCGTGTGATTGACCAAAAGGGTAAAATACGCCCCAATGCATCGCGCGAGCTGATGGATATTACAGCCGGTATTGCCAAGGCCGAGCAGGAGGCCCGCCGCAAAATAGACCATATTTTTAAAGCTGCAACCGGCAACGGATGGACAGCCGATGGCAGTTTAACCATTCGCGATGGCAGGCTTTGCATACCCGTACTGGCCGAAAATAAGCGTAAGCTAAAGGGCTTTATCCATGATGAATCGGCCTCGGGGCAAACGGTTTATATGGAACCCGAGGAGGTGTTTACGTTGAATAACCGCATACGCGACCTTGAATTTGAACGCCGCCGCGAAGTGGTTAAAATACTAACCGCTTTAACCGACGAATTGAGGCCATACGCGCCCTTGTTGTTATCATACCATAGTTTACTCACCAAGCTTGATTTTGTGCGCGCCAAGGCTTTGTTTGCCATTGATGTAGACGCCGCCATGCCCATTGTGAGTAACGATGCCAGAATAAAGCTGATTAATGCGCGCCACCCTTTGTTGATGCTCAGTTTTAAAAAGGAGCATAAAACGGTTGTGCCCTTAAACGTACAAATTGACGATAGTAACCGAGTTATTGTGGTTAGCGGGCCCAATGCGGGTGGTAAATCTGTCTGTATGAAAACGGTTGGCTTGCTGCAAATGATGGTGCAGGCTGGTTTGCTTATTCCGGTTTCGGAGTTTAGCGAGGTTGGAGTGTTTAAGCAGATATTTGTTGACATTGGCGACGACCAATCGATAGAGAGTGATTTGAGTACCTACAGTGCCCACCTATCAAAAATGAAGCACTTTGTGGAGAACGCTAACGGCAAAACGCTGATTTTGATTGATGAATTTGGCACAGGGACCGACCCGCAATTTGGTGGGCCGATAGCCGAAGCGGTGCTGGAGTCGTTAAACCATAAAAAGGTGCGGGGTATGGTAACTACGCACTACAGCAACCTTAAAATTTTTGCCAGCAATGCCGAAGGTTTAGAGAACGCCAGTATGCTGTTTGATAACGTGGAGATGAGGCCGCTGTATATGCTGGAGGTGGGTAAGCCCGGCAGTTCGTACGCGTTTGAGATAGCGCAAAAAATTGGTTTGCCGCAAAATGTACTTAACCTGGCCCGCAATAAAATTGGGGTTAACCAAAAAAAGGTTGATACTTTACTGGTTGACCTGGAACGCGATAAAAAGGAGTTTTACGATTCGAAAGTTGCGTTGGAGAAGCAGCAGCGCCGCGTTAATGCCCTGCTTGAAGAGAACGAGAAGCTAAAAACTTACTACGAAGAAAATAGGCGCACCCTGATAAGCGAAGCCAAACAGGAAGCTAAAAGCATTATACTGAATGCCAATAAACTGGTTGAAAATACTATTAGCGAAATTAAAAGCAACCAGGCCGATAAAGATAAAACCCGCGACCTTCGCGAAAAGCTTAACGCGGAGCTTGTTAAAAACACGGTTAAGCCCGTTGCCCCTAAAGTGGTGGCTACAGACGAAATTAAAATTGGCGATTGGGTGAAGCTAAACGACAGCGAAACTACCGGCCAGGTAATGGAAATAGCTCGTGATAACCTCATTATTGCCATTGGCGACTTGCGCACGGTTGCCAAAAAAACACGGGTACAAAAGGTGAGCAAACGCGAGGTGCCTAAAGAGATACGACGCGGCTATACCAGTACCGATTCGGTAGCCAATTTTAGTCCGGAGATTGATGTGCGTGGTAAGCGGGGCGAGGAAGCACTTTACGAGATAGAAAAGTATTTAGACAAAGCGATAATGATGGGATTCGGCACCCTCAAAATTATCCACGGCAAAGGCGATGGCATACTACGCAAACTGATACGCGAGTATATGAAAAAATACAAAGAGGTTGACCGCATGGAAGATGAACACGCCGACAGGGGTGGAGATGGGATAACGTATGTTTATTTGAAGTGA
- a CDS encoding pseudouridine synthase — MAFKKSGNSRDDKSNNTSRRTSNGGPDKSKRTTSSSRPRSTSAGPKKFEGENDGPKKSFDGEKKSFNKNFNKPTGDFKKSPYGTRDFNQGPPKSEGSFKKAEGGDSPRAGRRPYGTRDSSPDSRPPREGGFKKEGASDFKRKPYGTRDSAPDSRPPREGGFKKASGDAPSFSRKPYGTRDTGDTRPPREGGFKKEGGFKGKTTAAGTDSRPFRARKEDDNKDKKTVPYNREPKRTVKPPQRSTREGFSAADEQPDRTMRSRKKSTQDPDKGKIRLNRYISNAGICSRRKADELIVAGVVSVNGQVISELGFKVDPYKDEVRYNGETLKREKMVYVLLNKPKDYITTTEDPQERRTVMHLVDKASKERIYPVGRLDRNTTGLLLMTNDGDLADKLSHPKSNISKLYHVELDKSLSQGDLNKIGYGIELEDGLIKPDSVSYVTGASKREVGIQIHSGKNRVVRRIFESLGYDVVKLDRAIYAGLTKKDLPRGRWRYLEEAEIIQLKHLIK, encoded by the coding sequence ATGGCATTTAAAAAATCAGGAAACAGTCGCGACGACAAATCCAACAACACATCCCGCAGAACTTCTAACGGCGGACCCGACAAATCAAAAAGAACAACATCTTCATCACGCCCACGTTCCACATCAGCAGGCCCTAAAAAGTTTGAGGGTGAAAATGATGGCCCGAAGAAAAGTTTTGATGGCGAAAAAAAGTCATTCAACAAAAACTTTAACAAGCCAACCGGAGATTTTAAAAAATCACCTTACGGCACCCGCGATTTTAACCAGGGGCCACCAAAAAGCGAAGGCAGCTTTAAAAAAGCCGAAGGCGGTGATTCGCCAAGAGCAGGCCGCAGGCCATACGGCACCAGAGATTCATCTCCCGATAGCAGGCCACCACGTGAAGGCGGCTTTAAAAAAGAAGGCGCATCAGATTTTAAACGCAAACCTTACGGCACCCGCGATTCGGCTCCCGATAGCAGGCCACCGCGCGAAGGCGGCTTTAAAAAAGCAAGCGGCGATGCACCAAGCTTTAGCCGTAAACCTTACGGAACCAGAGATACCGGCGACACCCGCCCACCACGCGAAGGTGGTTTTAAAAAAGAAGGCGGCTTTAAAGGTAAAACTACTGCAGCCGGAACAGATTCAAGACCATTCCGCGCACGTAAAGAAGACGATAACAAAGACAAAAAAACAGTACCTTATAATCGCGAACCAAAAAGAACGGTAAAACCACCACAACGTTCAACCCGTGAAGGTTTTTCGGCAGCCGACGAGCAGCCCGACCGTACAATGCGTAGCCGTAAAAAATCTACACAGGACCCGGATAAAGGTAAAATAAGGCTTAACCGTTACATATCAAACGCTGGTATTTGCTCGCGCCGCAAGGCCGACGAGTTGATTGTAGCCGGTGTTGTATCGGTTAACGGCCAGGTGATATCCGAACTTGGTTTTAAGGTTGACCCTTATAAAGACGAGGTACGTTACAATGGCGAAACCCTGAAACGCGAAAAAATGGTTTATGTATTGCTCAATAAACCAAAAGACTATATAACCACCACCGAAGACCCGCAAGAACGCCGCACCGTTATGCACCTGGTTGATAAAGCCAGCAAAGAACGCATTTATCCGGTTGGCCGCCTTGACCGTAACACAACAGGTTTATTATTGATGACCAACGACGGCGACTTGGCCGATAAGTTATCGCACCCAAAAAGCAACATCAGTAAGTTATATCACGTTGAGCTGGATAAAAGCTTATCACAGGGCGATTTAAATAAAATTGGCTATGGTATTGAACTGGAAGATGGTTTGATTAAACCAGATTCGGTATCTTACGTAACCGGAGCTTCAAAACGCGAAGTTGGCATACAGATACACAGCGGTAAAAACCGTGTTGTGCGCCGAATATTTGAGAGCCTTGGCTACGATGTGGTAAAGCTTGACCGTGCCATATATGCCGGCCTAACCAAAAAAGATTTGCCCCGCGGCCGTTGGAGATATTTGGAAGAAGCCGAAATTATCCAACTAAAGCATCTCATCAAATAA
- a CDS encoding DUF4296 domain-containing protein — translation MRFYLILFFCVGFLFTSCSDGKKIPSDVIPEHDMAELLTDIHIVDGSLYDLPQMPDTLSKHGMGLYLAVFKVHHVDTTLFKKSIKFYSTRPDLLGEIYTGITERLQKKIDSLQKHKPKMNQDSLKKANVKRAADSIKTAKARLKLDSAQRAKGQRTLDSLQKRSNLLRAPQNLKKPKRLVHVVPL, via the coding sequence ATGCGTTTTTATTTGATCTTGTTTTTTTGCGTTGGATTTTTATTTACTTCATGTAGCGACGGAAAAAAAATCCCGTCGGACGTAATTCCCGAGCACGATATGGCCGAATTGCTTACCGATATACATATTGTAGACGGTAGCCTTTACGACCTGCCGCAAATGCCGGATACCCTTTCAAAACACGGAATGGGGCTTTATTTGGCTGTTTTTAAGGTACACCACGTGGATACCACTCTGTTTAAAAAGAGTATTAAATTTTACTCAACCCGGCCCGACCTGCTGGGCGAAATATATACAGGTATTACCGAAAGGCTGCAAAAAAAAATAGATTCGTTGCAGAAACATAAACCCAAAATGAACCAGGATTCGCTAAAAAAGGCGAATGTTAAACGCGCTGCCGATTCAATTAAAACAGCAAAGGCCCGGCTAAAGCTCGATTCGGCGCAGCGGGCGAAGGGGCAGCGGACGCTTGATTCGTTACAAAAACGATCTAATTTGCTGCGCGCCCCACAAAATTTAAAAAAACCTAAGAGATTAGTACATGTTGTACCCCTTTAA
- a CDS encoding SGNH/GDSL hydrolase family protein, which produces MRAFYKTGLIVIALFAFLQASAQKVVGFKDEHIGYMGRIAYQADAAKVFWSGSYMLINFRGTEASVTLKDERGDNYFNIIIDGKVIVLHPDAQKRTYQLAKGLAKGPHTLMIFKRTEWADGTTLFYGFQFNDGAELLPLPPAKKRKIEFYGDSITSGYGVEDFDGGNNSYLPPYKNNYITYAALTARHFDAQYSCISKSGIGITVGYTDMTMPELYDRLDPNDPNSRWDFAKYAPDVVVVNLFQNDASMMRQADRPQFKARFGDQQPSQEFIIETYRKFIQSIRSKYPNAQIICALGDMDACKESLPWRGYVEKAVSRMKDNAITAHFFAYKNTPGHPSVEEQQAMADDLIKYITNTVKW; this is translated from the coding sequence ATGCGTGCTTTTTATAAAACCGGATTAATTGTTATTGCCCTTTTTGCCTTTTTGCAGGCGAGTGCCCAAAAGGTTGTTGGCTTTAAGGATGAGCATATTGGCTACATGGGCCGCATTGCTTACCAGGCTGATGCGGCTAAGGTGTTTTGGTCGGGCAGTTATATGCTAATCAATTTTAGGGGTACCGAAGCCAGCGTGACCTTAAAGGATGAGCGTGGCGATAATTATTTCAACATTATTATTGATGGTAAGGTAATTGTGTTGCACCCCGATGCCCAAAAGCGCACCTACCAACTGGCTAAAGGTTTGGCTAAAGGGCCGCATACTTTAATGATATTTAAACGCACCGAGTGGGCCGATGGTACCACGCTGTTTTACGGTTTTCAGTTTAATGATGGTGCCGAATTGTTGCCATTACCGCCAGCCAAGAAACGAAAGATTGAGTTTTATGGCGATTCGATAACCTCGGGCTATGGGGTTGAAGATTTTGACGGTGGTAACAACTCGTATTTGCCGCCTTATAAAAACAACTACATTACTTATGCTGCCTTAACAGCAAGGCATTTTGATGCGCAATACTCCTGCATCAGCAAAAGCGGCATAGGCATTACGGTGGGTTATACCGACATGACGATGCCCGAGCTTTACGACCGGCTTGACCCTAACGACCCTAACAGCCGATGGGATTTTGCGAAATATGCGCCCGATGTGGTAGTGGTTAACCTGTTTCAAAACGATGCCAGTATGATGAGGCAGGCAGATAGACCGCAATTTAAGGCCCGCTTTGGCGATCAGCAACCATCGCAGGAGTTTATTATCGAAACTTACCGTAAGTTTATCCAAAGCATCCGCAGCAAATACCCTAATGCGCAAATTATATGCGCCCTGGGCGATATGGATGCCTGTAAAGAAAGCCTGCCCTGGCGCGGATATGTTGAAAAGGCAGTTTCCCGTATGAAGGATAATGCTATTACTGCCCACTTTTTCGCCTATAAAAATACTCCCGGCCATCCCAGTGTAGAAGAACAACAAGCAATGGCAGATGATTTAATAAAGTATATAACCAATACTGTGAAATGGTGA
- the fbaA gene encoding class II fructose-bisphosphate aldolase encodes MDLKNYKGVLHGDQVQEMFEAAKKHQFALPAVNVIGTNSINAVMETAKAVNSPVIIQLSNGGAQFYAGKSLDNSKLQACILGGVSAAKHVHLLAEHYGVAVILHTDHAAKKLLPWIDGLLDHGEKFFAETGKPLFSSHMLDLSEEPIEENIEISAKYLERMAKMGMTLEIELGVTGGEEDGVDNSDVDSSRLYTQPEEVAYSYEHLLKVSPRFTVAAAFGNVHGVYKPGNVKLQPKILHNSQEYVKNKFGLTAEKPINFVFHGGSGSSQEEIREAISYGAIKMNIDTDMQWAFWEGIKDYYKSKEGYLQTQIGSPEGEDSPNKKYYDPRVWLRKGEDTFVKRLTSAFEDLNCLDVNSKL; translated from the coding sequence ATGGACTTAAAAAATTATAAAGGCGTATTGCACGGAGACCAGGTGCAGGAGATGTTTGAAGCAGCAAAAAAACACCAATTTGCGCTACCTGCAGTTAACGTAATTGGCACAAACTCTATTAATGCGGTTATGGAAACTGCCAAGGCGGTTAATTCGCCGGTAATTATACAATTGTCAAACGGTGGGGCGCAGTTTTATGCAGGCAAATCGTTAGATAACTCTAAACTGCAAGCTTGTATTTTAGGTGGTGTATCGGCTGCAAAGCACGTACACTTATTGGCCGAGCATTATGGAGTTGCTGTTATTTTACACACCGACCACGCCGCTAAAAAATTATTACCGTGGATTGATGGTTTGTTAGACCATGGTGAGAAATTTTTTGCCGAAACCGGAAAGCCTTTATTTTCGTCGCACATGCTCGATCTTTCGGAAGAACCGATTGAGGAGAATATAGAAATATCTGCCAAATACCTGGAGCGCATGGCTAAAATGGGTATGACGCTTGAAATTGAATTAGGTGTTACAGGCGGTGAAGAAGACGGCGTTGATAATTCCGACGTTGATAGCTCACGCTTATATACCCAACCCGAAGAAGTTGCTTATTCGTACGAGCATTTATTAAAGGTTAGTCCGCGTTTTACAGTGGCAGCAGCTTTTGGTAATGTACACGGCGTTTACAAACCTGGTAACGTTAAATTGCAACCTAAAATTTTACACAACTCGCAAGAGTACGTGAAGAATAAATTTGGCTTAACTGCCGAGAAACCAATAAACTTTGTATTTCACGGTGGTTCTGGCTCAAGCCAGGAAGAAATTCGCGAAGCTATATCATACGGTGCCATTAAAATGAACATTGATACCGATATGCAATGGGCATTTTGGGAAGGCATTAAAGATTACTACAAATCTAAGGAAGGCTACCTGCAAACCCAAATTGGCAGCCCGGAAGGTGAAGATTCGCCAAACAAAAAATATTACGACCCACGTGTTTGGTTGCGTAAAGGCGAAGATACCTTTGTTAAGCGCCTAACTTCGGCTTTTGAAGATTTGAACTGTTTAGATGTAAACAGCAAGTTGTAA
- a CDS encoding YggS family pyridoxal phosphate-dependent enzyme: protein MSIADNIKNLNSEIKLSKAKLVAVSKTKPVADLQEAYDAGQRIFGENQVQELVEKYEALPKDIEWHLIGHLQTNKVKYIAPFISLIESVDSLKLLQEINKQALKNNRVIDCLLQVYIADEETKFGLSYDELIELLRSPEYAELKNIRITGLMGIATNTEVVKQINDEFHELRVLFDGIKLSFFRKDDFFKELSMGMSSDYQIALEQGSTLIRLGSTIFGQRVIKHFKNN from the coding sequence ATGAGTATTGCAGATAATATTAAAAATTTAAATAGCGAAATTAAGTTAAGCAAAGCCAAACTGGTAGCGGTATCAAAAACCAAACCCGTTGCTGATTTGCAGGAAGCCTACGATGCCGGCCAGCGTATATTTGGCGAAAACCAGGTGCAGGAGCTTGTTGAAAAATACGAGGCATTGCCTAAAGACATTGAGTGGCACCTGATTGGCCACCTGCAAACCAACAAGGTTAAATACATTGCTCCCTTTATCAGCCTTATCGAATCGGTTGATAGTTTGAAGCTTTTGCAGGAAATTAACAAACAGGCGCTCAAAAACAACCGCGTTATTGATTGCCTGCTACAGGTTTACATAGCCGACGAGGAAACTAAGTTTGGTTTAAGTTACGACGAACTGATTGAGCTGCTACGCTCACCCGAATACGCCGAATTAAAAAACATACGCATTACGGGCCTCATGGGCATTGCAACTAATACCGAAGTAGTAAAGCAGATAAACGACGAGTTTCACGAGCTGCGTGTGCTTTTTGATGGCATTAAGTTGAGTTTTTTTCGTAAAGACGATTTTTTTAAAGAACTTTCTATGGGCATGTCGTCCGATTATCAAATTGCCTTGGAGCAGGGTAGCACCCTGATACGCCTGGGCAGCACCATATTTGGCCAAAGGGTAATTAAGCACTTTAAAAACAATTAA
- a CDS encoding GNAT family N-acetyltransferase yields MEVKLRFAKIGDCARLMELVNELAVFEKAPHEVVVSLAEFKEAGFGQQPVWKAFVAEVDDYIVGFALYYTRYSTWKGRRIYLEDLLVTQNMRGKGIGKLLFDAVVKQTKELGYSGMVWQVLDWNQPAIDFYNKYQAGLEAGWLNASLPIN; encoded by the coding sequence ATGGAAGTAAAATTAAGATTTGCCAAAATTGGCGATTGTGCCCGTTTGATGGAACTGGTGAATGAACTTGCCGTATTTGAAAAGGCCCCCCACGAAGTTGTAGTAAGCCTGGCCGAATTTAAAGAAGCCGGCTTTGGCCAACAACCTGTTTGGAAAGCCTTTGTTGCCGAAGTTGACGATTATATAGTTGGTTTTGCTTTGTATTACACGCGATACTCAACATGGAAAGGCCGCCGTATTTACCTCGAAGACCTTTTAGTAACCCAAAACATGCGCGGCAAAGGCATTGGCAAACTTTTGTTTGATGCCGTGGTTAAACAAACTAAAGAACTGGGCTATAGCGGCATGGTTTGGCAGGTGTTAGATTGGAACCAACCCGCTATTGATTTTTACAATAAATACCAGGCCGGCTTAGAGGCGGGGTGGCTCAATGCATCGCTACCCATAAATTAA
- a CDS encoding CoA transferase subunit A: MNKVVSNADEAIRDITDGMTLMLGGFGLCGLPENCIAALVKKGVKQLTCISNNAGVDDFGIGLMLKQRQVKKMISSYVGENAEFERQLLSGELDVELIPQGTLATRCMAAGYGMPAIFTPAGIGTEVAIGKEVRNFNGKDYLMEMAFDADFAIVKAWKGDTMGNLIYRSTARNFNPVMAMAGKITIAEVEELVPAGQLDPDNIHTPGIYVHRIFKGVDYEKRIEHRTVR, encoded by the coding sequence ATGAATAAGGTTGTTTCCAACGCCGATGAGGCTATCCGCGATATTACCGACGGCATGACACTGATGTTAGGTGGTTTTGGTTTATGCGGTTTGCCCGAAAACTGTATAGCGGCCCTGGTAAAAAAGGGTGTAAAGCAGCTTACCTGCATATCAAACAATGCCGGTGTTGATGATTTCGGTATTGGCCTGATGCTTAAACAGCGCCAGGTTAAAAAGATGATATCATCGTACGTGGGCGAAAATGCCGAATTTGAGCGGCAGCTATTGAGTGGCGAACTGGATGTAGAACTCATCCCGCAAGGTACACTGGCAACCCGTTGTATGGCAGCAGGCTATGGCATGCCCGCCATTTTTACCCCCGCAGGTATTGGTACCGAAGTTGCCATAGGCAAAGAGGTGCGCAACTTTAACGGCAAAGATTATTTAATGGAAATGGCCTTTGATGCCGATTTTGCCATAGTAAAGGCCTGGAAGGGCGATACAATGGGCAACCTGATATACCGCTCAACAGCCCGCAATTTTAACCCTGTTATGGCTATGGCGGGTAAAATTACCATTGCCGAGGTTGAAGAACTGGTACCCGCCGGTCAACTCGATCCGGATAATATACATACCCCCGGTATTTACGTACACCGCATTTTTAAAGGTGTGGACTACGAGAAACGGATAGAGCACCGGACGGTGAGGTAG